From Novosphingobium sp. MMS21-SN21R, the proteins below share one genomic window:
- a CDS encoding enoyl-CoA hydratase-related protein: protein MTESTAAEPVRFELVTPHIALVTLDRPEKRNAINPETANALEAIVRKIEVDPAIRVAILASSQPRVFCAGADLGAVAAGKGAGLETPGGGFAGFVYVQRLKPWIAAVEGVAVAGGFELCLACDLIVASHDARFGLPETKRGLMAAAGGIHRIASILPRPVAAELIATGEPMDAARAFSYGLLNRLVAPGEALATALALAESIAVNAPLAVQYSLAAMRASIGQSDGTGRAFVAERLAALRGTEDFKEGPRAFVEKREPVWTGR from the coding sequence ATGACTGAAAGCACCGCCGCAGAACCCGTCCGGTTCGAACTGGTCACGCCGCATATTGCGCTGGTGACGCTGGACCGTCCGGAAAAGCGCAATGCGATCAATCCTGAAACGGCCAATGCGCTGGAAGCCATTGTCCGCAAGATCGAGGTTGATCCCGCCATCCGCGTTGCCATCCTTGCCTCAAGCCAGCCCCGCGTATTTTGCGCAGGGGCTGATCTGGGCGCAGTGGCCGCGGGCAAGGGCGCTGGTCTGGAAACCCCCGGTGGCGGGTTTGCAGGCTTTGTCTATGTCCAGCGGCTCAAGCCGTGGATTGCGGCTGTAGAAGGGGTTGCCGTTGCGGGCGGCTTTGAACTGTGCCTTGCCTGCGACTTGATCGTCGCATCACACGATGCGCGGTTTGGCCTGCCTGAAACCAAACGCGGTTTGATGGCAGCAGCAGGCGGCATTCACCGCATTGCATCCATCCTGCCGCGTCCGGTTGCTGCAGAACTGATTGCTACGGGCGAACCGATGGATGCTGCGCGGGCGTTTTCCTATGGACTGCTCAACCGCCTGGTCGCGCCGGGGGAAGCGCTGGCCACTGCGCTGGCCCTTGCCGAATCCATTGCCGTCAACGCGCCGCTGGCTGTGCAATATTCGCTGGCAGCCATGCGTGCCAGCATCGGCCAGTCAGATGGTACGGGACGGGCCTTCGTTGCCGAGCGTCTGGCCGCGCTGCGTGGCACCGA
- a CDS encoding Zn-dependent alcohol dehydrogenase has product MKAAVFRQMGQRMEIEDVSVSKPIGREVLVKLAAVGVCHSDLHILTGDLPHPLPAILGHEAAGIVEQVGPEVHNVKPGDHVVVCLTFHCGHCEQCGGGNSHRCTTSEAMRGADEPPRLFRDQERFAPFMNMGAFAEQILVHESGCVPMRRDMPFDRACLIGCGVTTGLGAAIRTAAIRPGETVAVIGCGGVGLSAINGAAMAGAGQIIAVDRIASKLELARTYGATDVVDGTQGNVVEHVMAMTGGRGVDHVLECIGLKQTIEEGFTMLTKGGTETIVGAARFDLKVELPALAFLREKKVQGSMMGGVRNTIDIPRYIDLYMDGRLKLDEMISRRRPLSEINEAFDDMHTGTLARSVITF; this is encoded by the coding sequence ATGAAGGCAGCGGTTTTCCGTCAGATGGGCCAGCGCATGGAGATCGAGGACGTCAGCGTGTCCAAGCCGATCGGGCGCGAGGTTCTGGTCAAGCTTGCGGCGGTCGGCGTTTGCCATTCCGACCTGCACATCCTGACCGGTGATCTGCCGCATCCTCTGCCGGCCATTCTGGGCCATGAAGCTGCCGGAATCGTCGAACAGGTCGGCCCCGAAGTGCACAACGTGAAGCCTGGCGATCATGTGGTCGTTTGCCTGACATTCCATTGCGGCCATTGCGAACAGTGCGGCGGCGGCAACAGCCATCGTTGCACCACATCCGAGGCCATGCGCGGTGCGGATGAACCCCCGCGCCTGTTCCGCGATCAGGAACGCTTTGCCCCGTTCATGAACATGGGTGCCTTTGCCGAACAGATTCTTGTCCACGAGAGCGGCTGCGTGCCGATGCGCCGCGACATGCCGTTTGACCGGGCCTGCCTGATCGGTTGCGGTGTGACCACCGGCCTTGGTGCAGCAATCCGTACCGCTGCGATCCGTCCGGGCGAAACCGTGGCGGTAATCGGCTGCGGCGGTGTCGGCCTTTCTGCCATCAATGGCGCGGCTATGGCTGGCGCGGGGCAGATCATTGCGGTTGATCGGATCGCATCCAAGCTGGAACTGGCGCGGACTTATGGCGCAACTGATGTGGTTGATGGCACCCAAGGCAACGTGGTCGAACACGTCATGGCGATGACTGGCGGGCGCGGCGTGGATCACGTGCTGGAATGCATCGGCTTGAAGCAGACGATCGAGGAAGGCTTCACCATGCTGACCAAGGGCGGCACCGAAACGATTGTTGGCGCGGCGCGCTTTGATCTGAAGGTTGAACTGCCTGCATTGGCGTTCCTGCGCGAAAAGAAGGTGCAAGGATCGATGATGGGCGGCGTGCGCAACACCATCGACATTCCGCGCTACATTGATCTTTACATGGATGGCCGACTCAAGCTGGATGAAATGATTTCGCGCCGCCGTCCGTTGTCGGAAATCAACGAAGCGTTCGACGATATGCACACCGGCACGCTGGCGCGGTCGGTCATCACTTTTTGA
- a CDS encoding SDR family oxidoreductase encodes MIIDSSVAAVVTGGASGLGLASVKALRAAGAKVAIFDLNPEAGELAAQETGSLYCEANVLSDESLDAAFAKARAAHGQERILISCAGGGNAKSTIRKDRETGAISVFPTAEFAHFVTLNAVGTFATITRFAAGAATLDPVDGERGAIVCTGSVAAQDGQMGQAAYAAGKAAIVGMTLPIARDLGRFGIRVNTILPGIFSTPMMNRAPQEMKDRLSAMTAFPNRFGNPEEYAAMALELCRNTYVNAQAIRVDAGIRFSAK; translated from the coding sequence ATGATTATCGATTCTTCCGTTGCTGCCGTTGTCACAGGTGGAGCATCTGGCTTGGGACTGGCAAGCGTCAAGGCGCTGAGGGCCGCAGGCGCGAAAGTCGCCATCTTCGATTTGAACCCCGAAGCGGGCGAATTGGCCGCTCAAGAGACGGGATCGCTTTACTGCGAAGCCAATGTGCTGTCAGACGAAAGCCTTGATGCAGCCTTTGCCAAGGCGCGTGCGGCGCACGGCCAGGAACGCATCCTGATCTCGTGCGCAGGCGGCGGCAATGCCAAGTCAACGATCCGCAAGGACCGCGAAACCGGTGCCATCAGCGTGTTCCCAACCGCAGAATTCGCGCACTTCGTCACATTGAATGCGGTTGGCACATTCGCCACGATCACGCGCTTTGCTGCAGGTGCCGCCACGCTCGATCCGGTTGATGGAGAGCGCGGGGCAATTGTCTGCACAGGTTCGGTGGCGGCGCAGGATGGCCAGATGGGTCAGGCGGCCTATGCTGCGGGCAAAGCTGCCATCGTCGGGATGACGCTCCCGATTGCGCGTGATCTTGGCCGCTTCGGCATCCGCGTCAACACGATCCTTCCCGGCATCTTCAGCACGCCGATGATGAACCGCGCACCGCAGGAAATGAAGGACCGGTTGAGCGCGATGACCGCGTTTCCTAACCGTTTTGGCAATCCTGAAGAGTATGCCGCGATGGCGCTCGAACTGTGCCGCAATACATATGTCAATGCGCAGGCGATCCGGGTGGATGCGGGAATTCGTTTCTCGGCAAAGTAA
- a CDS encoding cytochrome P450 has product MAESTLPVEAITDPRTFTDPAALHGLLARIRKTDPLPYIAADDYAPFWLVSRHADILEVERNAAQFINAPRQALLPLSYEKQARALANGQETASYMRNLIMMDGNEHKAYRTITQSYFTPKGLEGVIGDIENLAKEFINRMDEADGEIDFVDVAMAFPLRVVMTMLGVPQEDEPMMLRLTQQTLSSQDPEFQAEGGARKAMLVMYDYFKKIIDDLRETPNNTLASVISNARIDGELLADRDVFGYFNITATAGHDTTSYALTTGMLAFLQNPDQLAKLRADPALMPLAVEEILRWTTPVKHFCRTAVSDCTVAGKQIKAGDHLLLSFPSGSFDEEIYEDPYTFRIDRKPNRHLAFGTGPHVCLGQFLARFELQSFFREFLDRVEHVELAGTPRFVEGSFVGGVKHLPIKYRMR; this is encoded by the coding sequence GTGGCTGAAAGCACCCTTCCGGTTGAGGCTATAACTGATCCCCGGACATTCACTGACCCTGCAGCATTGCATGGCTTGCTTGCCCGCATTCGCAAGACCGATCCCCTGCCCTATATCGCGGCAGACGACTACGCGCCGTTCTGGCTCGTCAGCCGCCACGCCGATATTCTGGAGGTGGAACGCAACGCCGCGCAGTTCATCAATGCGCCGCGTCAGGCATTGCTGCCGCTATCCTACGAGAAGCAGGCGCGCGCATTGGCCAACGGTCAGGAAACAGCGTCCTACATGCGCAATCTGATCATGATGGATGGCAACGAACATAAAGCCTACCGCACGATCACTCAATCCTACTTCACGCCCAAGGGCCTCGAAGGCGTGATTGGGGATATCGAGAATCTGGCCAAGGAGTTCATCAATCGGATGGACGAAGCAGACGGCGAGATTGATTTCGTTGATGTGGCGATGGCTTTCCCGCTGCGCGTAGTAATGACGATGCTGGGCGTACCGCAAGAAGACGAGCCGATGATGCTGCGCCTTACGCAGCAAACCTTGTCGAGCCAGGACCCTGAATTTCAGGCTGAAGGCGGTGCGCGCAAGGCCATGTTGGTCATGTATGACTACTTCAAAAAGATCATCGACGATCTGCGCGAAACCCCGAACAACACCCTCGCCAGTGTGATCTCCAATGCTCGCATCGATGGCGAACTTCTGGCTGATCGCGACGTGTTCGGCTATTTCAACATTACCGCGACCGCAGGCCACGATACCACCAGCTACGCGCTGACAACCGGCATGCTGGCATTCCTGCAGAACCCCGACCAGCTGGCCAAGCTGCGGGCAGACCCTGCGTTGATGCCACTGGCAGTGGAAGAAATCCTGCGCTGGACCACTCCGGTAAAGCACTTCTGCCGCACCGCTGTCAGTGATTGCACGGTTGCCGGAAAACAGATCAAAGCGGGCGACCACTTGCTGCTCAGCTTCCCGTCGGGCAGCTTCGACGAAGAAATCTACGAAGATCCCTATACCTTCCGGATCGACCGCAAGCCCAACCGCCACCTCGCCTTTGGCACTGGCCCGCACGTCTGCCTTGGGCAGTTCCTTGCGCGTTTCGAACTGCAGTCCTTCTTCCGTGAATTCCTTGACCGTGTCGAACATGTCGAATTGGCAGGGACGCCCCGCTTCGTCGAAGGCAGCTTCGTCGGCGGCGTAAAGCACCTGCCGATCAAATATCGGATGCGTTGA
- a CDS encoding TetR/AcrR family transcriptional regulator yields MTLVIDPMGAGVTDEGGDNRRQRNQRGEGARLKQELVEAAMRILDRQPGAQLSLRMVAKEAGVAAPSVYRHFPDARAMMTEIVSVCWAQMGDRMADAATGSDDPMVRLKAQLSAYVQYAMERPSRYQLLFALSSGVEHDLEGPLRPAYRLVRDAIEAVGTSGVSLPTPNSASATVLALSMVHGRIAIAHLSPLRDGNNAAGVKDFVLEALAILFRPHDAEDGSARQDLPQKSLRANGC; encoded by the coding sequence GTGACGCTTGTCATCGATCCAATGGGAGCAGGCGTGACCGACGAAGGTGGCGACAATCGGCGGCAACGCAACCAGCGTGGCGAAGGCGCACGGCTGAAGCAGGAACTGGTCGAGGCTGCCATGCGCATCCTCGATCGGCAGCCCGGTGCCCAATTAAGCTTGCGCATGGTCGCAAAGGAAGCAGGTGTCGCGGCACCGTCGGTTTACCGGCACTTCCCTGATGCCCGCGCGATGATGACAGAAATCGTTTCGGTATGTTGGGCACAGATGGGTGACCGTATGGCCGACGCCGCAACCGGCTCTGACGATCCTATGGTCAGGCTGAAAGCGCAGTTGAGCGCTTATGTGCAATACGCAATGGAGCGCCCTTCGCGGTATCAATTGCTGTTTGCTCTGTCTTCAGGCGTCGAACACGATCTGGAAGGGCCCTTGCGCCCTGCCTATCGCCTCGTCCGCGATGCTATCGAAGCAGTCGGCACAAGCGGCGTATCCCTGCCGACCCCCAATTCCGCATCGGCCACTGTTCTGGCACTGTCGATGGTCCATGGGCGCATTGCCATCGCACACCTTTCTCCCCTGCGCGATGGCAACAATGCCGCAGGCGTGAAGGACTTCGTACTCGAAGCACTTGCCATTCTGTTCCGCCCGCACGACGCAGAAGACGGTTCGGCGCGGCAGGACTTGCCCCAAAAATCGCTTAGAGCTAACGGGTGTTAG
- a CDS encoding SDR family oxidoreductase, translating to MSHTTGRLAGKVAIITGASKGTGVVMGKQFADAGAKVLMVARSEDAVKEAAAAAGNGAIGMRADVTSEADNAAIVDRALAEWGQVDILLNNAVIPGKDLHVWEQTLENWNDVFAICITAPMLLSREVLKRSMLERKTGSIINFSSTAGWTGMPRKSHYVSAKAGLRALTKVIATEAGPYGVRCNCLVPGGIETDLWRNWGIRMAAEQGITFEEWKEKTLGDVPLRTISQPEDIGNLALFLASDDSRTITGQSINCDAGSIMIG from the coding sequence ATGTCACACACTACAGGCCGTCTGGCAGGCAAAGTTGCCATCATTACTGGCGCCAGCAAGGGCACCGGGGTTGTCATGGGCAAGCAGTTTGCCGATGCAGGCGCCAAGGTGCTGATGGTTGCCCGCAGCGAAGACGCCGTGAAGGAAGCTGCCGCAGCAGCAGGCAATGGTGCCATCGGCATGCGCGCCGACGTGACCAGCGAAGCCGACAATGCCGCCATCGTTGATCGCGCGCTGGCCGAATGGGGTCAGGTTGACATCCTGCTCAACAACGCCGTCATCCCCGGCAAGGACCTGCATGTGTGGGAACAGACGCTGGAAAACTGGAATGACGTTTTCGCCATCTGCATCACCGCGCCGATGCTGCTGTCGCGCGAAGTGCTCAAGCGTTCGATGCTGGAACGCAAGACTGGCTCGATCATCAACTTCTCGTCGACTGCTGGCTGGACCGGCATGCCGCGCAAGTCGCACTACGTTTCGGCCAAGGCAGGCCTGCGCGCACTGACCAAGGTGATCGCCACCGAAGCAGGCCCATATGGCGTGCGCTGCAACTGTCTGGTTCCCGGCGGAATCGAAACCGACCTGTGGCGCAACTGGGGCATCCGCATGGCCGCTGAACAGGGCATCACCTTCGAAGAGTGGAAGGAAAAGACCCTTGGCGACGTGCCTCTCCGCACGATCTCGCAGCCAGAAGACATCGGCAATCTCGCCCTGTTCCTCGCCAGCGACGATAGCCGCACCATCACCGGACAGTCGATCAATTGCGACGCCGGCAGCATCATGATCGGCTAA
- a CDS encoding nuclear transport factor 2 family protein codes for MAKTIEQRLLELEDREAIRQVVAGYGYAVDGLNAQAVGECYVDDGVYAVGDIGKMEGRETIEAITRDPGHLKYVGAGCAHIATSPYIVLDGDRAVATCHTMVNMHGENGFFIGRLSASRIDLARQADGSWKITYRQNYMLNGDPAGSQLLGRLKEGPAAA; via the coding sequence ATGGCAAAGACAATCGAACAGCGTCTTCTGGAACTGGAAGACCGTGAAGCCATCCGCCAGGTCGTGGCCGGTTACGGCTACGCCGTCGACGGGCTGAACGCCCAGGCCGTGGGTGAATGCTATGTCGATGACGGCGTTTATGCCGTTGGCGACATCGGCAAGATGGAAGGCCGCGAAACGATCGAGGCGATTACACGCGATCCGGGCCATCTGAAGTATGTCGGCGCCGGTTGCGCGCATATCGCCACCTCGCCCTATATCGTGCTGGATGGGGACCGCGCAGTTGCCACCTGCCATACTATGGTCAACATGCATGGCGAAAACGGCTTCTTCATCGGCCGCCTCAGCGCGTCACGCATCGATCTGGCGCGTCAGGCTGATGGCAGCTGGAAGATCACCTACCGTCAGAACTACATGCTGAACGGCGATCCTGCGGGTTCGCAATTGCTGGGCCGTCTCAAGGAAGGCCCTGCGGCGGCGTGA
- a CDS encoding nuclear transport factor 2 family protein translates to MIEKVAGPMVNMSDLEKLRAIDEIALLKARRDRAADTKDWALYESLHAPDHVSENGDYGRWTSAAEMMIYVPKSMENLVTLHQSHSPEITFVSAVKAHGIWAMEGMSFWQQGGEDHWFQAFGHYFETYESRDGRWLFTSRSLKYYHTRRSPGAIFPPKIDA, encoded by the coding sequence GTGATCGAAAAGGTTGCCGGTCCCATGGTGAATATGTCAGATCTCGAAAAGCTGCGGGCGATTGATGAAATCGCACTGCTAAAGGCACGACGGGATCGCGCAGCAGACACCAAGGACTGGGCCCTTTACGAATCGCTGCATGCCCCCGATCATGTGTCGGAAAACGGCGATTATGGTCGCTGGACCAGTGCCGCCGAAATGATGATCTACGTGCCGAAAAGCATGGAGAACCTTGTCACCCTGCACCAGTCGCATTCACCTGAAATCACCTTCGTTTCCGCAGTCAAGGCGCACGGCATCTGGGCGATGGAAGGCATGTCATTCTGGCAGCAGGGCGGCGAGGACCACTGGTTCCAGGCGTTCGGGCATTATTTTGAGACGTACGAAAGCCGCGACGGCCGCTGGCTGTTCACAAGCCGCTCGTTAAAATACTACCATACCAGGCGATCACCGGGCGCGATCTTCCCCCCGAAGATCGACGCCTGA
- a CDS encoding nuclear transport factor 2 family protein — protein MTGMTDIEYLMAVNEIQLLKSRRDRACDTKDWDLYRALHADDHVSHNQGFERWESADVMIENVKALLGTGRTTVHHSHTPDITFESATKAKGIWGMEDLIFDSESGELLIHGFGFYHETYEKRDGKWLFTSRQLKRTLVREKPESAKA, from the coding sequence ATGACCGGCATGACCGACATCGAATACCTGATGGCCGTCAACGAAATCCAGCTTCTGAAATCGCGCCGTGACCGCGCGTGCGACACCAAGGACTGGGACCTTTATCGCGCACTGCATGCCGACGATCACGTCTCGCACAACCAAGGTTTCGAACGCTGGGAATCAGCGGACGTTATGATCGAGAACGTCAAGGCGCTGCTCGGCACGGGCCGTACGACGGTGCACCATTCACACACCCCGGACATTACCTTTGAATCCGCCACCAAGGCCAAGGGCATCTGGGGCATGGAAGATCTGATCTTCGATTCAGAATCCGGAGAACTGCTGATCCACGGCTTTGGCTTTTATCACGAGACGTATGAAAAGCGGGACGGCAAATGGCTGTTCACCAGCCGCCAGTTGAAACGCACGCTGGTTCGTGAAAAGCCGGAAAGCGCCAAGGCCTGA
- a CDS encoding FAD-dependent oxidoreductase codes for MAAFDETFDFVVVGSGGGSMCCALALRTAGKSVAILEKTDLIGGTTARSGGVMWIPDNRFMKRDGVPDSTKQAITYLNALSGNTNDAPGTSAERRQIYVTQGKEMVDFLVAQGIKLNRVSYWPDYHDELPGSSEKGRTVVAELFNVNELGPWKAKLRPNFIPMMSTLDEMLKLRFIKKSWEAKRIAVRFGLRTIFAKLTGKHYVTAGAALQGRMFQATLKAGVEFRTESPVTELIVDGGKVVGVMTTKDGKPWRIGTRLGVLVNAGGFAKNQAMRDQYIPGTSTNWSLATEGDTGEMIREMQRHGAALGQMEEMVGNQIAIPPGMEEEPIKPVVQGVTAAPHCILVDQSGVRYMNEGGSYMAYCKGMLNRHQITPAVPSWAIMDQQFMDQSMLAGTMAGSTKPKSWFETGFLRKADSIEELAGQIAIDPVALRETVDRFNGFVVQGHDDDFNRGDRAYDRWLGDHFAPNASLGAIEKGPFFAMQVLPGDVGTYGGVVTDADARVLRDDGTVIEGLYATGVSTASSMGRSYPGAGASVGPSFVWGYVTAKHVLAHA; via the coding sequence ATGGCCGCTTTTGATGAGACCTTTGACTTTGTCGTCGTCGGAAGCGGCGGCGGTTCGATGTGCTGCGCGCTCGCTTTGCGCACCGCCGGGAAATCCGTGGCGATCCTTGAAAAGACCGATTTGATCGGCGGCACCACCGCACGGTCCGGCGGCGTAATGTGGATTCCCGACAACCGCTTCATGAAGCGCGACGGTGTACCAGACAGCACCAAACAGGCCATCACTTACCTCAACGCGCTATCGGGAAACACCAACGATGCACCGGGGACGTCAGCTGAACGCCGCCAGATTTACGTCACTCAGGGCAAGGAGATGGTCGATTTTCTGGTGGCGCAAGGCATCAAACTGAACCGCGTCTCCTATTGGCCGGACTATCACGATGAGCTGCCAGGCAGCTCGGAAAAGGGCCGCACAGTCGTTGCCGAACTGTTCAACGTCAACGAACTTGGGCCTTGGAAAGCGAAGCTGCGGCCCAATTTCATCCCGATGATGAGCACGCTGGATGAGATGCTCAAGCTGCGTTTCATCAAGAAGTCGTGGGAAGCCAAACGCATCGCCGTGCGCTTTGGCCTGCGCACGATCTTCGCCAAACTGACCGGCAAGCACTATGTCACCGCGGGCGCGGCACTTCAGGGGCGGATGTTTCAGGCCACGCTAAAGGCAGGCGTCGAATTTCGCACCGAATCCCCCGTAACCGAATTGATCGTTGATGGCGGCAAGGTTGTCGGCGTGATGACGACCAAAGACGGCAAGCCTTGGCGCATAGGCACGCGGCTCGGCGTGCTCGTCAACGCGGGCGGTTTTGCCAAGAATCAGGCGATGCGCGATCAGTACATCCCCGGCACTTCCACCAACTGGAGCCTTGCGACCGAAGGTGACACCGGTGAAATGATCCGCGAAATGCAGCGCCACGGCGCAGCCCTTGGCCAGATGGAAGAAATGGTCGGCAACCAGATCGCCATACCGCCGGGCATGGAAGAAGAACCGATCAAGCCGGTTGTCCAGGGCGTGACTGCCGCCCCGCATTGTATCCTCGTCGATCAATCGGGCGTGCGTTACATGAACGAAGGCGGCTCCTACATGGCCTATTGCAAGGGCATGCTGAACCGCCACCAGATCACGCCTGCGGTGCCCAGTTGGGCGATCATGGACCAGCAGTTCATGGATCAGTCAATGCTGGCGGGCACAATGGCAGGGTCCACAAAACCCAAATCGTGGTTCGAAACCGGCTTCCTGCGCAAGGCTGACAGCATCGAGGAATTGGCCGGGCAAATCGCCATTGACCCTGTGGCCCTGCGCGAAACAGTGGACCGGTTCAACGGCTTTGTCGTACAAGGCCATGACGATGATTTCAACCGTGGCGACCGTGCCTATGACCGCTGGCTGGGCGATCATTTCGCCCCGAACGCGTCGCTGGGCGCCATCGAAAAAGGGCCGTTCTTCGCGATGCAGGTTCTGCCCGGTGATGTCGGCACATATGGCGGCGTCGTGACCGATGCCGATGCCCGCGTGCTGCGGGACGATGGCACAGTGATCGAAGGCCTTTATGCCACAGGTGTGTCCACAGCGTCATCCATGGGCCGCTCTTATCCCGGCGCTGGAGCCAGCGTCGGCCCGTCTTTCGTGTGGGGCTATGTCACCGCCAAACACGTACTCGCACACGCCTAA
- a CDS encoding 2-oxo acid dehydrogenase subunit E2 → MTDAPKPDIADKLEMMGIPRGSYDVKPLSRVHKFIAQRLTDASRDVPSFPLETEIQLDALLAARAAYNASAEVKISVNDLIIKAAALSLMAVPEVNTSFMAEGVIQHHNADVAVAVAAQSGLITPIVRAAEGRSLADISATMKDMVARAQVRKLNPEEYTGGTFAVSNLGMFGITRFGSIINPPHGAIISIGAGKERAVVRDGAVVIATMMNATLTCDHRVIDGAAGARWLQNFQSQIETPEGLFA, encoded by the coding sequence ATGACCGATGCGCCAAAGCCCGATATTGCCGACAAGCTCGAAATGATGGGCATTCCTCGTGGCAGCTATGACGTAAAGCCGCTCAGCCGCGTGCACAAGTTCATCGCCCAGCGCCTGACCGATGCTTCACGCGATGTGCCAAGTTTCCCGCTGGAAACCGAAATTCAGCTCGACGCACTGCTGGCTGCCCGCGCCGCCTATAACGCATCGGCAGAGGTCAAGATTTCGGTCAACGATCTGATCATCAAGGCCGCAGCGCTCAGCCTGATGGCGGTGCCTGAAGTAAACACCAGTTTCATGGCCGAAGGCGTGATCCAGCATCACAACGCCGATGTTGCCGTGGCCGTGGCCGCTCAATCCGGCCTGATAACACCCATCGTGCGCGCCGCGGAAGGCCGTAGCCTTGCCGATATTTCGGCCACGATGAAGGACATGGTAGCCCGCGCTCAAGTGCGCAAGCTGAACCCCGAAGAATACACCGGCGGCACTTTTGCCGTGTCCAACCTTGGCATGTTCGGCATCACCCGCTTCGGGTCGATCATCAACCCGCCGCACGGTGCGATCATCTCGATCGGTGCAGGCAAGGAACGTGCCGTGGTGCGTGATGGCGCAGTCGTCATCGCCACGATGATGAATGCAACGCTGACCTGTGATCACCGCGTAATCGATGGCGCGGCCGGAGCACGCTGGCTTCAGAACTTCCAGAGCCAGATCGAAACGCCTGAAGGCCTGTTTGCTTGA
- a CDS encoding NADP-dependent oxidoreductase, which translates to MPINRSFTLVRRPSGMPEDADFALVTDETPGLSEGQFLVRNHYASLDPAMRGWMDDKPSYMPPIRLGDVIRASTIGVVVQSRHADFPEGAWVATLGGIAEYSVQQTGRLIDPAALPLVTNYLSVGTGVGPTAYLGLLDIGKPRAGETVLVSGAAGGVGSLVGQIAKIQGCRAIGIAGGPEKCARLIDDYGYDAAIDYRGKSEQELVSAIRAAAPDGVDVQFENVGGAILDAGLMNLNAKGRVVLCGLISQYNSDPAPSRNLWQLIVHGARIEGFILTQHIARIPQAAAQLTQWVNEGRLRIDEHIEEGIENALPAFLRLFAGTNHGKMILKLS; encoded by the coding sequence ATGCCGATCAACCGGAGTTTCACACTGGTTCGCCGTCCATCGGGAATGCCTGAGGATGCAGATTTTGCGCTGGTGACAGATGAAACGCCCGGTCTGTCCGAAGGGCAGTTCCTCGTGCGCAATCATTATGCTTCGCTTGATCCGGCGATGCGCGGATGGATGGATGACAAGCCATCCTACATGCCGCCCATCCGCCTTGGCGATGTGATCCGCGCATCGACGATTGGCGTCGTTGTCCAGTCGCGCCATGCAGATTTCCCCGAAGGGGCATGGGTGGCAACGCTTGGCGGGATTGCGGAATATTCGGTGCAGCAAACAGGCCGGTTGATTGATCCTGCGGCGTTGCCGCTTGTCACCAATTATCTCTCGGTGGGCACCGGCGTTGGACCGACCGCTTATCTGGGATTGCTGGACATCGGGAAACCGCGCGCGGGCGAAACCGTGCTGGTCAGCGGTGCGGCAGGCGGCGTGGGGTCGTTGGTCGGCCAGATTGCCAAGATTCAAGGGTGCCGCGCAATTGGCATTGCGGGCGGACCTGAAAAGTGCGCCCGGTTGATTGATGACTATGGGTATGATGCCGCAATCGATTATCGCGGCAAGAGCGAGCAGGAACTTGTCAGTGCCATCCGTGCCGCTGCGCCAGATGGCGTGGATGTGCAGTTCGAAAACGTCGGAGGCGCCATTCTGGATGCCGGACTGATGAACCTCAATGCCAAGGGCCGCGTCGTGCTGTGCGGATTGATCAGCCAATACAACAGCGATCCTGCGCCTTCCCGCAATCTGTGGCAATTGATCGTCCACGGCGCCCGGATCGAAGGCTTCATCCTGACCCAGCATATTGCCCGCATTCCGCAAGCCGCCGCGCAATTGACGCAGTGGGTGAACGAGGGGCGTTTGCGCATTGATGAACATATTGAAGAGGGCATCGAGAATGCGTTGCCTGCATTCCTGCGTCTGTTTGCGGGGACCAATCACGGAAAAATGATCCTCAAGCTAAGTTGA